The genomic region GCGGTCGAGCTGGTCGCGTTGCTGGACCGGCTGTCGCGGCGGCAGCGCTGGCCCGCGCGGGAGGTGCCGCTGCCGATCGTGTTCCTGCGCAGGCCTCCCGGTGCGGACAGCCCGCTCGAACCGCTCGCGAGCCGGCCGGAGACGGCGCTGGGCACGCGGGTCGCGTGTGCGCGGGTCGACGGGGCCGGGCCGGGGACGCACGAGTCGGCGCGCGGGATCATCGAGGACGCGATCGGGCAGCTCGCCGGCAAGGTGCCTGGTGTGGCGCGGCTGAGGTTCCCGCACTACGCGCTCGTGGTGTGGTTGCTGGAGCTGACGTTGCCCGGTGACGTCGACGCCGAGGACGAGGAGCGGTTCATCGCCCGCGAGTTCCGGGCGCACGTGCGCGGGCGGTTGCGGATGACCACCGGGCCGGACGGGGCGCAGGACCTCGCGCAGGACTTCCCGTGGTGGATCCGGGTGGTCATCACGCTCGCGCCGCGGTTGGGGCTCGCGCTGACCGCGTTGCTGTGGCGGCCGGCGAACTGGGTGGGGGACCAGGAGTTCGGCGGGAAGTCGCGGCGCGGGCTCTACCGGCTGGCGCGTGCGTTCCTGAAGGAGAAGCCGGCCGAGCGGTACCCGGAGGAGGTCGGCGACCTGCTGGTGCGCGCGTTCCTGGAAGACCTGCGGCGCTCGCACCGGCGGTGGTCGGTGTGGGGAACGGGCCGGCGGCGCACCGGGTACCCGTGGCTGCTGGTGGACGACGTCGCCGAGGGGAACACCGGCCGGTGGCTGCTGGACGCGATCGGCAAGGCCCGCAACACCGTCCACGTCAGACAGTCGTGGCGCGCGAACCCGTTGAGCCGTCCCGATCCGCTGCTGGTGATCGCCGCCGGTGAGTCCGGCGAGGTGCCGAAGACGCACGCGGCGGACGCGGCGGCCGGCTACCGGACGTGGCTCGGCAGGCTCGCCCAGTCGGGGAACTGGGTGCTGGCGCTGCAGACCGACGCGAGCGCGCCGGCGCACGGCGTGGTCGGGAAGCTGTCGGAGCTCAGACCCATGCGGCTGCGCCGGGCGCTGGCCGCACCGCTCGTGATGGCGCTGCTGGCGGTCTCGGTGGCCGCCGTGCCGTTCGTCAACCACGCCCGCTGCGAGTCGTGGTGGTCGCCGTCGTTGAGCACGCCGCTGGAACGGGTCGGCGAGGAGTGCATCGGTGTGTCGGCGGAGCCGTTGCGGCACTTCATGCCACCGTCCGTGCCGGTCGAGGTGCGACCGGCGCTGCAGGACGTCTACGGCCGCATCATGGCCGAGAACGACAGGGCGG from Lentzea guizhouensis harbors:
- a CDS encoding ABC transporter substrate-binding protein, which codes for MVTAKDWFVSEEQTSGLHFHGAVELVALLDRLSRRQRWPAREVPLPIVFLRRPPGADSPLEPLASRPETALGTRVACARVDGAGPGTHESARGIIEDAIGQLAGKVPGVARLRFPHYALVVWLLELTLPGDVDAEDEERFIAREFRAHVRGRLRMTTGPDGAQDLAQDFPWWIRVVITLAPRLGLALTALLWRPANWVGDQEFGGKSRRGLYRLARAFLKEKPAERYPEEVGDLLVRAFLEDLRRSHRRWSVWGTGRRRTGYPWLLVDDVAEGNTGRWLLDAIGKARNTVHVRQSWRANPLSRPDPLLVIAAGESGEVPKTHAADAAAGYRTWLGRLAQSGNWVLALQTDASAPAHGVVGKLSELRPMRLRRALAAPLVMALLAVSVAAVPFVNHARCESWWSPSLSTPLERVGEECIGVSAEPLRHFMPPSVPVEVRPALQDVYGRIMAENDRAAARPDAITIVFLSVLTPSTANSYAALVEELRGVWVAQKISDVPIKMLLANGGEGPGGRGLASGDLAADKIIELAARDRGVVAVTGLSISTDTAKSVVKRLGSNALPVIGTLTSADDMATINEYYYQIGPNNLREAAVAAFYAKRRLGVSNVAIFYSGDPGDRYSQNLADDAKTAFALLGIAVDQYRSYRVANDDEGLAPASLGQGACPPAEKPGYAVFYAGRAQFLAEFLRGMNSKCAGNTPPVLASDSSTRFILEGTMAQFPNVQLDYLSFASPAAWSDCAKVPFYKNYLDVFGQSCQQLGDGRSAASYDAVQVLAEGIRQVRRTDPGARVREGLLAGIGSIRPDNAIQGATGKIGFGAATRLPVDKAVLVLRANTDRTSTPRLLCGELPFRGELAASLAPDGECPRDL